A region of Streptomyces deccanensis DNA encodes the following proteins:
- a CDS encoding PEP-utilizing enzyme: protein MNDAGPAPRFPLPSELTEVAGAEDWASMYPYYTRFQPGDDQRFWFYNAMHFPEPMPAFDAVTAEAPYTALGANTARLFVFPTTLGIEHRIVNGRVYITANPVTDPEEIQRRLAVFSERAGHYYENWDELYQGWVTRITALIDEVQRIEVPRLPEFEDPEVVFEAKGVAQNHYVRENYHRLIDLYSKMWHHHSEFLMLGYGAYVVFFEFCKTSFPEIPDQDVARMVAGIDVILYRPDDELRKLAKLAVEHGVDDLFVEGCEPDKVLAALAARGDGGRRWLEALDAAREPWFNMSTGAGFYHHHRSWNDDLTVPFAALPGYVDQARRGELLDRPTEQLRAERERIAQEYRSLLSGEDERAAFDQMLGLARAVFPFIEDHNFYCEHYFTTKFYGKVREFGELLRDRGVLADVEDVFQLSHTEVGQALTDVMLAWAAGSEPVGTAHVRETVAERRRMLDALAGWSPPPALGPVPEALNDPAVRMLWGITAETIQAWSTPTANGDHEVRGFAASPGVVEGTARVLLSANDIGQVREGEVLVCPVTAPSWGPVFGKIAAAVSDIGGTMSHAAIVAREYGLPAVVGTGHATKRITTGQRLRVDGDRGIVTILDRAGGAPS, encoded by the coding sequence GTGAACGATGCCGGACCTGCCCCCCGCTTCCCCCTGCCCTCGGAACTGACCGAGGTGGCGGGCGCCGAGGACTGGGCCTCGATGTACCCGTACTACACCCGGTTCCAGCCCGGGGACGACCAGCGGTTCTGGTTCTACAACGCGATGCACTTCCCCGAGCCGATGCCCGCGTTCGACGCCGTCACGGCCGAGGCCCCCTACACCGCGCTGGGCGCCAACACCGCGCGCCTGTTCGTCTTCCCCACCACGCTCGGCATCGAGCACCGCATCGTCAACGGCCGGGTCTACATCACGGCCAACCCGGTCACCGACCCGGAGGAGATCCAGCGCAGGCTCGCGGTGTTCAGCGAGCGGGCCGGTCACTACTACGAGAACTGGGACGAGCTCTACCAGGGCTGGGTCACCCGCATCACCGCACTGATCGACGAGGTGCAGCGGATCGAGGTGCCCCGGCTGCCGGAGTTCGAGGACCCGGAGGTCGTGTTCGAGGCCAAGGGCGTGGCCCAGAACCACTACGTCCGCGAGAACTACCACCGGCTGATCGACCTGTACTCCAAGATGTGGCACCACCACTCCGAGTTCCTGATGCTCGGCTACGGCGCCTACGTGGTGTTCTTCGAGTTCTGCAAGACGTCGTTCCCGGAGATACCCGACCAGGACGTGGCCCGTATGGTCGCCGGGATCGACGTCATCCTCTACCGCCCGGACGACGAGCTGAGGAAGCTGGCGAAGCTGGCGGTCGAGCACGGCGTCGACGACCTCTTCGTCGAGGGCTGCGAGCCGGACAAGGTGCTGGCCGCGCTCGCCGCCCGTGGGGACGGCGGCCGACGCTGGCTGGAGGCCCTGGACGCCGCCCGCGAGCCCTGGTTCAACATGTCGACCGGCGCCGGTTTCTACCACCACCACCGCAGCTGGAACGACGACCTCACGGTGCCGTTCGCGGCGCTGCCCGGCTACGTCGACCAGGCGCGGCGCGGCGAACTGCTGGACCGGCCGACCGAGCAGCTCCGAGCGGAGCGCGAACGCATCGCCCAGGAGTACCGCTCCCTGCTGTCCGGCGAGGACGAGCGGGCGGCCTTCGACCAGATGCTCGGCCTGGCCAGGGCCGTGTTCCCCTTCATCGAGGACCACAACTTCTACTGCGAGCACTACTTCACCACGAAGTTCTACGGGAAGGTACGGGAGTTCGGCGAACTGCTGCGCGACCGGGGTGTCCTGGCCGACGTCGAGGACGTCTTCCAGCTGAGCCACACCGAGGTCGGGCAGGCCCTGACGGACGTGATGCTCGCCTGGGCGGCCGGCAGCGAGCCGGTGGGCACCGCCCATGTGCGCGAGACCGTCGCCGAACGCAGACGGATGCTGGACGCGCTCGCGGGCTGGTCCCCGCCGCCCGCGCTGGGCCCCGTCCCCGAGGCGCTCAACGACCCTGCGGTCCGCATGCTGTGGGGCATCACCGCCGAGACGATCCAGGCCTGGTCCACACCGACCGCGAACGGCGATCACGAGGTGCGCGGCTTCGCCGCCTCGCCGGGCGTCGTCGAGGGCACCGCCCGGGTGCTGCTCAGCGCCAACGACATCGGCCAGGTCCGGGAGGGCGAGGTGCTGGTCTGTCCGGTGACCGCGCCCAGCTGGGGCCCGGTCTTCGGCAAGATCGCGGCCGCCGTCTCGGACATCGGCGGGACCATGTCGCACGCGGCGATCGTGGCCCGTGAGTACGGGCTGCCCGCCGTCGTCGGCACCGGCCACGCCACCAAGCGGATCACCACCGGACAGCGGCTGCGCGTGGACGGCGACCGCGGCATCGTCACCATCCTCGACCGAGCGGGCGGAGCACCCTCATGA
- a CDS encoding acetoacetate--CoA ligase — translation MAVEAAGGSPATDPGPGEVHGPAVAEGGLLWTPDAERIAEANLTRFADWLTRERGLRFDGYDALWTWSVTDVEGFWGALWDYFGIRSTTPYTSVLDGRDMPGARWFPGARLNYAEHVLRHERPGTDAVVFGSENAAPAGFPWEDLAGQVRVLATRLREFGVRPGDRVCGYLPNVPQAAIAMLATTAVGAVWASASPDFGSRGVVDRFGQLRPKVLFCVDGYRYGGKAFDRRDEVRRIADALPGLERVIQLPVLHDGDDWPLMPGGLRWDEALDHPPVAAEDFVFEHVPFDHPLWVLFSSGTTGLPKAIVHGHGGILLEQLKLQTFHMDLREGDRPLFFTTTGWMMWNFLISSLLVGACPVLYDGNPAHPEPDVLWRIAQDTRTTFFGASPAYVDLMTRACIVPGERYDLSALRTVMPAGSPVSPQCTAWFYGNVKPDLWVATGSGGTDCCTGFVGGVPTLPVRAGEMQARSLGVAAYAYDETGRRVVDEVGELVITEPLPSMPVTFWGPDGDERYRRTYFEDFPGVWRHGDFFKVNARGGCFVLGRSDATLNRQGVRIGTAEIYRVVEALDRVVGALVVSLDLPDERFFMPLFVALPDGETLDAGLERTIRARLRREYSPRHVPDRIIQVPSVPTTLTGKKLEVPARRILLGTPVEQAADRSAVADPRALDALADYARTQRDYPLATAAVRAASSV, via the coding sequence ATGGCCGTCGAGGCAGCAGGGGGTTCCCCTGCCACTGATCCGGGCCCCGGCGAGGTCCACGGGCCGGCCGTGGCCGAAGGCGGACTGCTGTGGACGCCTGACGCCGAGCGGATCGCCGAGGCCAATCTGACGCGGTTCGCGGACTGGCTGACCCGGGAACGGGGACTGCGGTTCGACGGCTACGACGCGCTGTGGACCTGGTCCGTCACCGACGTGGAGGGATTCTGGGGTGCCCTGTGGGACTACTTCGGCATCCGGTCCACGACCCCGTACACCTCGGTGCTCGACGGCCGGGACATGCCCGGTGCCCGCTGGTTCCCCGGGGCCCGGCTGAACTACGCCGAGCACGTCCTGCGCCATGAACGGCCGGGTACCGACGCCGTGGTGTTCGGCTCGGAGAACGCCGCTCCCGCCGGTTTTCCATGGGAGGACCTCGCGGGCCAGGTGCGGGTCCTGGCGACGCGGCTGCGGGAGTTCGGCGTACGCCCCGGCGACCGGGTCTGCGGATATCTGCCGAACGTGCCCCAGGCCGCGATCGCGATGCTCGCGACGACGGCCGTCGGCGCCGTATGGGCGAGCGCCTCCCCCGACTTCGGGTCGCGAGGCGTCGTCGACCGGTTCGGCCAGCTCCGCCCGAAGGTCCTCTTCTGCGTCGACGGCTACCGCTACGGCGGCAAGGCGTTCGACCGCCGGGACGAGGTGCGGCGCATCGCCGACGCGCTCCCCGGTCTGGAGCGCGTGATCCAGCTGCCCGTCCTCCACGACGGGGACGACTGGCCGCTGATGCCCGGCGGCCTGCGGTGGGACGAGGCCCTCGACCATCCGCCCGTCGCCGCCGAGGACTTCGTCTTCGAGCACGTCCCTTTCGACCATCCGCTGTGGGTGCTGTTCTCCTCCGGTACGACGGGCCTGCCCAAGGCGATCGTGCACGGACACGGGGGCATCCTGCTCGAACAGCTGAAGCTGCAGACCTTCCACATGGACCTGCGCGAGGGCGACCGGCCGCTGTTCTTCACCACCACCGGCTGGATGATGTGGAACTTCCTGATCAGCTCCCTGCTGGTCGGCGCCTGCCCCGTGCTCTACGACGGCAACCCCGCCCATCCGGAGCCGGACGTCCTCTGGCGGATCGCGCAGGACACCCGGACCACCTTCTTCGGCGCCAGCCCCGCCTACGTCGACCTCATGACCAGGGCCTGCATCGTGCCTGGCGAACGCTACGACCTGTCCGCCCTGCGCACGGTCATGCCGGCCGGCTCCCCCGTCTCGCCCCAGTGCACCGCCTGGTTCTACGGCAACGTCAAGCCGGACCTGTGGGTCGCCACCGGCAGCGGCGGCACCGACTGCTGCACCGGCTTCGTCGGCGGGGTGCCCACCCTGCCCGTCCGCGCCGGAGAGATGCAGGCCCGCTCGCTGGGGGTGGCCGCGTACGCCTACGACGAGACGGGCCGCCGGGTCGTGGACGAGGTCGGCGAGCTGGTGATCACGGAGCCGCTGCCGTCCATGCCGGTGACGTTCTGGGGCCCGGACGGGGACGAGCGGTACCGGCGTACGTACTTCGAGGACTTCCCCGGTGTCTGGCGGCACGGCGACTTCTTCAAGGTCAACGCGCGCGGCGGTTGCTTCGTCCTCGGCCGCTCCGACGCCACGCTCAACCGGCAGGGCGTGCGTATCGGCACCGCGGAGATCTACCGGGTCGTCGAAGCCCTCGACCGGGTCGTCGGAGCCCTGGTGGTCAGCCTCGACCTGCCGGACGAGAGGTTCTTCATGCCGCTGTTCGTCGCCCTGCCCGACGGCGAGACCCTCGACGCGGGGCTGGAGCGGACGATCCGTGCCCGCCTCCGCCGGGAGTACAGCCCCCGGCACGTACCGGACCGGATCATCCAGGTCCCCTCGGTCCCCACCACCCTGACCGGCAAGAAGCTCGAGGTACCGGCACGCCGGATCCTGCTCGGCACCCCCGTCGAGCAGGCGGCCGACCGCAGCGCGGTCGCCGACCCCCGTGCCCTCGACGCCCTCGCCGACTACGCCCGTACCCAACGCGACTACCCCCTGGCCACCGCCGCTGTCCGAGCCGCCTCCTCTGTCTGA